CCAAGAAATGCTGGATGAACGCGGTGGCATTGATGGCACGGGGGATGATCAATCCGGTCTGTCGGTGGATGATTTCCTCAAGTTTATTCAACAACTACGTGCCTACCTCACGGCAGGAGAGCAACAGGCCCTGTTTGAGACAGAGGCCCGGCGTCCCTCGGCGGTGGCTACCTATCTAGCGGTGTATGCCTTAGCAGCCCGTGGCTTTGCCGATCGCCAACCTGCTCTCATCCGGCGCGCTAAGCTGCTGTTGCTGCGGTTGGGTATGCGCCAAGATGTGTACCTAGAGCAAGCGGTTTGTGCGTTATTGCTGGGGCAGACGGAGGAAGCTAGCCGCGCCTTGGAGCATAGTCAAGAGTATGACTCCCTCGCCTTTATTCGCGAACATTCTCAAGATTCGCCCGATCTCCTGCCGGGCCTGTGCCTCTATGGAGAGCGCTGGCTGCAAAATGAAGTATTTCCCCACTTCCGGGATCTGGCCCAAAAGCAGGTATCTCTCAAAGAATACTTTGCCGATGAGCAGGTGCAGGCCTACCTTGAAGAGCTGCCCAATGAACCCGAGCCAGCTAGCCAATGGGCTCCTGCCCAAGCTCGGGAGCATCACGAGAATGGTCATCGAGACTATGCGATGGCTGGTTCAGCCTATGCGACCCGTTCTGTTAACGGCCATCAGCCCTCGGGGGGCTCCGCTGGCTATGGCGCGACGGCGACCCTAGATGCACCGCCGGTGAGTACGGCAGTGCCGGTCGCTGAACGGGTTTCCCATGGGGGCGATCGCCCCATCATGCCGCCCCCCAGCAGCCGTCCACCCCGTCAGAATAAAACCGAGATGCGACGACGGCCCAGCCGCGGCCGTCCTTCTCCCCGTCTTGACCGAATGCTCTTTTTGGTTGCCATTGGTGTCTTTGGCTTGGTTGTGCTCATCTCCCTGCTCAGCCGCATCAGTCGTGTCTTTGGCGGAACTCCTACGGTAGAACCACTGCAGCAGAGTTCTTTGGCGGCTCTTCCCCAAATTTACGCTGAAGCCATCACCCCTCCAGCCCCTAGCCTTAGTCAGGCAGAGTTGACCGATGAACTCGCCCAGCAAGTGGTTGAAACTTGGCTCGCAGCTAAGTCTGAGGCCCTAGGGGAAGCGCACAATGTTGATAGTTTGTCCGAAATTTTGGTGGATCCTGCGCTTTCTACCTGGGAGGCAAGGGCAGCTCAGAGCGTCAACAACAACTGGTATATGGTGTACGAGCATACCGTGACCATTGATCGGGTTGAGGTGAATGAAGAGGTGCCGGAAGAAGCCAGTGTGTTTGCGGCGGTGACTGAAACGGCTGAGCTATATGTGAATGGCCAGATCGACTTAGGAGGATCCTATGATGAGGCTCTCCAGGTTCGGTATGATTTGGTGCGGCAGGATGATCAGTGGCGCATGAGCTCTATGTCTGTTCAATAATGTGCCGGCAGGCGACCGCGGCCTGGAGGGGGAGTGGTAGATGCTGGGCAGTAGCGAACTGCTTCTCTCCCCCATCGGTCTCATCTAGACGGGGGAAGCTACCCTACCGCGCTTTTTGATAACTTTAGACAAGCTCAGCTCATTGCCTTTGGCGTTCCAGCGCACTTCATCAAAAACCTGGTGCAAAATATAGAGCCCTCGACCGCATTCATCAACGTGATGAGAATCATGAAGGTGGGGTGTTTCAATCTGGCATTGGCAGGTGGGTGATGGACTAAACCCTGATCCTTGGTCTGAGATGATCCAAGAACAGCGATCGCCTACGACTGAGAACCGCACCAGAACCG
This DNA window, taken from Candidatus Obscuribacterales bacterium, encodes the following:
- a CDS encoding ARC6/PARC6 family protein yields the protein AESLETGQELLLREGVFAPLRGEMQADLYKLRPYRILELLSIPESAESYRVDHQRGIQVLQEMLDERGGIDGTGDDQSGLSVDDFLKFIQQLRAYLTAGEQQALFETEARRPSAVATYLAVYALAARGFADRQPALIRRAKLLLLRLGMRQDVYLEQAVCALLLGQTEEASRALEHSQEYDSLAFIREHSQDSPDLLPGLCLYGERWLQNEVFPHFRDLAQKQVSLKEYFADEQVQAYLEELPNEPEPASQWAPAQAREHHENGHRDYAMAGSAYATRSVNGHQPSGGSAGYGATATLDAPPVSTAVPVAERVSHGGDRPIMPPPSSRPPRQNKTEMRRRPSRGRPSPRLDRMLFLVAIGVFGLVVLISLLSRISRVFGGTPTVEPLQQSSLAALPQIYAEAITPPAPSLSQAELTDELAQQVVETWLAAKSEALGEAHNVDSLSEILVDPALSTWEARAAQSVNNNWYMVYEHTVTIDRVEVNEEVPEEASVFAAVTETAELYVNGQIDLGGSYDEALQVRYDLVRQDDQWRMSSMSVQ
- a CDS encoding ATP-binding protein — protein: MIAISLRPSGRKWGTVSFASTLHLCPVLDLLMTDIPACWRDEVRLGLQEALVNASKHGNDLDPGKTVLVRFSVVGDRCSWIISDQGSGFSPSPTCQCQIETPHLHDSHHVDECGRGLYILHQVFDEVRWNAKGNELSLSKVIKKRGRVASPV